In the Deltaproteobacteria bacterium genome, one interval contains:
- a CDS encoding fatty acid cis/trans isomerase, with the protein MDLRSAAAALGVFSLVLVGGGCAREAQESPTPGAVGLPLLEGLDRPVDFATDVVPVLENRCVVCHACNDAPCQLLLSSHEGVMRGATKEKVYDSARVVAKDPTRLFVDAHGVDAWRAKQFFPVVDPPAAAGSPKTSDALLLRMLALGRAHPFAERARLPDSVGLGIDRKLSCAQGDEFEAYAREQPLGGMPYGTAPLRSDELATLVAWVAQGAQGSATPALPPELRAQIDAWEAFLNRPSLEQRITSRYLYEHWFLAELHFEDRPAGPFFRVVRSRTAPGQPVSEIATVRPYDDPGPEFWYRLLPIEASIVHKTHIVYSIGPRRLARLEKLFFAVDWKATRLPGYTAEEASNPFAAFDQIPARSRYQFMLDDAQYFVMTFIRGPVCRGQVAVDVVDDHFFVAFLDPDRDLSVADPTFLERTKSLLRLPAENRGRLLPGEIFLAYARDQHRYLNAREAAYDVLDPQRRGPALDWIWDGDGENTNALLTVFRNFDNATVVRGFVGEIPKTAWIIDYPLFERLYYDLVAGFNVYGNVVHQVSTRLYMDHLRMQSENLFLGFLPKEKRESIRASWYVGATHQLRYFFANRMRGVDHSTQIQFRGTDPKAELIAKILARSPAVSGPPDLLNRCASPPCLRPDASPVERAVEAELQRLASVRGAWVAWLPQVSLLRVRVDASGASDLVYGLIHNDAHTNVAFMFGEDARRLPAEDTVTVVRGQFGSYPNFFFEVEHARAGEFVDELRAVASAADLERFVARYGIRRSDPRFWETSDWLREDLRRRQPGEAGIYDLARYENL; encoded by the coding sequence ATGGATCTGCGCTCTGCGGCTGCGGCTCTCGGCGTCTTCTCACTCGTTCTGGTCGGTGGAGGCTGCGCGCGCGAAGCGCAGGAATCCCCGACTCCCGGCGCAGTCGGCCTGCCACTGCTGGAGGGGCTCGACCGTCCCGTCGATTTCGCGACCGACGTCGTGCCGGTGCTCGAGAACCGCTGCGTCGTCTGTCACGCGTGCAACGACGCTCCGTGTCAGCTCCTCCTGTCCTCGCACGAAGGGGTGATGCGCGGGGCGACCAAGGAGAAGGTCTACGACTCCGCCCGGGTGGTCGCGAAGGATCCGACGCGGCTCTTCGTCGACGCGCACGGCGTCGACGCGTGGCGCGCGAAGCAGTTCTTCCCGGTGGTCGACCCGCCCGCGGCGGCCGGCTCGCCGAAGACGTCCGACGCGCTGCTGCTGCGCATGCTCGCGCTCGGAAGGGCGCACCCGTTCGCGGAGCGAGCGCGGCTTCCGGACTCGGTCGGCCTCGGCATCGACCGCAAGCTCAGCTGCGCGCAGGGCGACGAGTTCGAGGCCTACGCGCGCGAACAGCCGCTCGGCGGCATGCCCTACGGCACCGCGCCGCTTCGCAGCGACGAGCTCGCGACGCTGGTGGCTTGGGTCGCGCAGGGCGCGCAGGGCTCGGCCACGCCCGCACTCCCGCCCGAGCTGCGCGCGCAGATCGACGCCTGGGAGGCGTTCCTCAACCGGCCGTCGCTCGAGCAGAGGATCACGAGCCGGTACCTGTACGAGCACTGGTTCCTGGCGGAGCTGCACTTCGAGGACCGTCCCGCGGGGCCGTTCTTCCGCGTCGTTCGCTCGCGCACGGCGCCGGGCCAGCCGGTCTCCGAGATCGCGACGGTGCGTCCCTACGACGATCCCGGTCCCGAGTTCTGGTACCGGCTGCTGCCGATCGAGGCGAGCATCGTCCACAAGACGCACATCGTCTATTCGATCGGACCCCGGCGCCTCGCGCGCCTCGAGAAGCTGTTCTTCGCGGTGGATTGGAAGGCCACGCGCCTGCCCGGTTACACCGCGGAGGAGGCGTCGAATCCGTTCGCCGCCTTCGATCAGATCCCCGCGCGCAGCCGCTACCAGTTCATGCTCGACGACGCGCAGTACTTCGTGATGACGTTCATCCGCGGGCCGGTGTGCAGGGGGCAGGTCGCGGTCGACGTGGTCGACGACCACTTCTTCGTCGCGTTCCTCGATCCGGATCGCGATCTCTCCGTCGCCGATCCGACCTTCCTCGAGCGGACGAAGTCGCTGCTGCGGCTTCCCGCCGAGAATCGCGGCCGGCTCCTGCCCGGCGAGATCTTCCTCGCCTACGCGCGCGACCAGCACCGCTACCTGAATGCGCGCGAGGCCGCCTACGACGTGCTCGACCCGCAGCGTCGCGGACCCGCGCTCGACTGGATCTGGGACGGCGACGGCGAGAACACCAACGCGCTGCTCACGGTGTTCCGGAACTTCGACAATGCGACGGTGGTGCGCGGATTCGTGGGCGAGATCCCGAAGACGGCCTGGATCATCGACTATCCGCTCTTCGAGCGGCTCTACTACGATCTGGTCGCCGGGTTCAACGTCTACGGCAACGTCGTGCACCAGGTTTCGACGCGCCTGTACATGGATCACCTGCGCATGCAGTCCGAGAATCTCTTCCTGGGCTTTCTGCCCAAGGAGAAACGCGAGTCGATCCGCGCCTCCTGGTACGTCGGCGCGACGCACCAGCTCCGCTACTTCTTCGCCAATCGCATGCGGGGCGTCGATCATTCGACGCAGATCCAGTTCCGCGGCACAGATCCGAAGGCGGAGCTGATCGCCAAGATCCTCGCCCGGAGCCCGGCCGTCTCGGGGCCGCCCGATCTGCTGAACCGCTGCGCGTCGCCGCCGTGCCTGCGCCCGGATGCGTCGCCGGTGGAGCGTGCGGTCGAGGCGGAGCTGCAGCGGCTCGCCTCGGTTCGCGGCGCCTGGGTCGCGTGGCTTCCCCAGGTCTCGCTCTTGCGCGTGCGCGTCGACGCGAGCGGCGCGAGTGATCTGGTCTACGGCCTGATCCACAACGACGCGCACACCAACGTCGCGTTCATGTTCGGCGAGGACGCGCGGCGACTGCCGGCCGAGGACACCGTGACGGTCGTGCGCGGCCAGTTCGGCAGCTATCCGAACTTCTTCTTCGAGGTGGAGCACGCGCGCGCGGGCGAGTTCGTCGACGAGCTCCGCGCGGTCGCCTCGGCCGCGGATCTGGAGCGTTTCGTCGCCCGCTACGGCATCCGGCGCAGCGATCCGCGCTTCTGGGAGACGTCCGACTGGCTGCGCGAGGATCTGCGCCGGCGCCAGCCCGGCGAGGCGGGGATCTACGATCTCGCCCGCTACGAAAATCTCTAG
- a CDS encoding SDR family NAD(P)-dependent oxidoreductase — protein MARLEGKVAIVTGASRGIGKEIAKLFAAEGARVACTARTVEEGAHRLAGSLDATLAEIADAGGEAIAIAGDVSSFPDCERIVRSAREALGPIDVLVNNAALTYFIPVAEFPVEKWLKSFAVNLHGPFFMSRLVLEEMIARGSGAIVNISSGAAIGPGRGPYKSAPMRGGTLYGAEKAALERFTQGLAAEVYGDGVSVACVSPSQVVPTPGVMFHKLLDRPDAPHAEPVEMMARAALLLATEPIEKVSGRVSYSQQILQEFGWIEKGRGLGIDVRGSGYSQI, from the coding sequence ATGGCCAGACTCGAGGGAAAGGTCGCGATCGTCACCGGCGCGAGCCGCGGGATCGGCAAGGAGATCGCGAAGCTCTTCGCGGCCGAGGGCGCGCGCGTGGCGTGCACCGCGCGCACCGTCGAGGAGGGCGCGCACCGGCTCGCCGGGTCTCTCGACGCGACGCTCGCCGAGATCGCCGACGCCGGCGGCGAGGCGATCGCGATCGCAGGCGACGTCTCGTCGTTTCCGGACTGCGAGCGGATCGTGCGCAGCGCGCGCGAGGCGCTGGGGCCGATCGACGTGCTCGTGAACAACGCCGCGCTCACCTACTTCATCCCGGTGGCGGAGTTCCCGGTCGAGAAGTGGCTGAAGTCGTTCGCGGTGAACCTGCACGGCCCGTTCTTCATGAGCCGGCTGGTTCTCGAAGAGATGATCGCGCGCGGATCGGGCGCGATCGTGAACATCTCGAGCGGCGCGGCGATCGGCCCCGGGCGGGGGCCGTACAAGAGCGCCCCGATGCGCGGCGGAACGCTGTACGGCGCGGAGAAGGCGGCGCTGGAGCGCTTCACGCAGGGGCTCGCGGCCGAGGTCTACGGCGACGGCGTCAGCGTCGCCTGCGTGAGCCCGTCGCAGGTCGTGCCCACGCCGGGCGTGATGTTCCACAAGCTCCTCGACCGCCCCGACGCCCCGCACGCCGAGCCGGTCGAGATGATGGCGCGCGCGGCGCTGCTGCTCGCGACCGAGCCGATCGAGAAGGTGAGCGGCCGCGTCAGCTACAGCCAGCAGATCCTGCAGGAGTTCGGCTGGATCGAAAAAGGGCGCGGACTCGGAATCGATGTGCGAGGCTCGGGCTACTCACAGATCTGA
- a CDS encoding MBL fold metallo-hydrolase: MCEARATHRSDRGGSMHRWPALALLALSLSGCERLVERQMERNFTRVDASVLESPELQIVICGSGSPLPDASRAAACTAVIAGGEFVLVDSGPGSWEVLDLENLPVASVSAVLLTHFHSDHIGGLGEAITQSWIAGRAKPLPVYGPEGVARVVDGFAAAYAADVDYRVAHHGEGYMSRAAAPAQAHEIALGDAPNASAVVFERSGLTVTMFRVGHEPVHPAVGYRFDFAGRSVVVSGDTVRSASLVEHARSADVLVHEALQKELIGRGVAIASRLGLERVAKLAGDIPDYHTSPVEAAEVARDAGVAKLVLTHLVPAPNNVLARRLFLAGVSDVYEGPVVIAEDGMRISLAPR; encoded by the coding sequence ATGTGCGAGGCTCGGGCTACTCACAGATCTGATCGGGGAGGCTCGATGCATCGCTGGCCCGCGCTCGCTCTTCTCGCGCTCTCGCTCTCCGGCTGCGAACGACTGGTCGAGCGGCAGATGGAGCGGAACTTCACGCGCGTCGACGCGAGCGTGCTCGAGTCTCCGGAGCTGCAGATCGTGATCTGCGGCAGCGGCTCGCCGCTCCCCGACGCGAGCCGCGCGGCGGCCTGCACCGCGGTGATCGCGGGCGGGGAGTTCGTGCTCGTCGACTCGGGGCCGGGCTCCTGGGAAGTGCTCGATCTCGAGAACCTGCCGGTCGCGAGCGTCTCCGCGGTTCTCCTCACGCACTTCCACTCCGACCACATCGGCGGGCTCGGCGAGGCGATCACGCAGAGCTGGATCGCGGGCCGCGCGAAGCCGCTTCCGGTGTACGGGCCCGAGGGCGTGGCTCGCGTCGTCGATGGGTTCGCCGCGGCGTACGCCGCCGACGTCGACTACCGGGTTGCGCACCACGGCGAGGGCTACATGTCGCGCGCCGCGGCACCCGCGCAGGCGCACGAGATCGCGCTCGGCGACGCGCCCAACGCGAGCGCCGTCGTCTTCGAGCGGAGCGGCCTCACGGTCACGATGTTCCGCGTCGGGCACGAGCCGGTGCACCCGGCGGTCGGCTACCGCTTCGACTTCGCCGGGCGCTCGGTGGTCGTGTCAGGCGACACGGTTCGCAGCGCGAGCCTGGTCGAGCACGCGAGATCGGCGGACGTGCTGGTCCACGAGGCTCTGCAGAAGGAGCTGATCGGGCGAGGTGTCGCGATCGCCTCGCGGCTCGGTCTCGAGCGCGTGGCGAAGCTCGCGGGCGACATCCCGGACTACCACACGTCCCCGGTCGAGGCCGCCGAGGTCGCGCGCGATGCGGGCGTGGCGAAGCTCGTGCTCACGCATCTGGTGCCCGCGCCCAACAACGTCCTGGCGCGCCGGCTCTTCCTCGCCGGCGTCTCCGACGTCTACGAGGGCCCGGTCGTGATCGCGGAGGACGGAATGCGCATCTCGCTCGCACCGCGCTGA
- a CDS encoding efflux RND transporter periplasmic adaptor subunit has translation MRRLASPFATALAAVWLAACGSGEDQAGFARPAPVVEVLTVEAETIRDTIGLVGQLDSESSVSIQPEIDGIIESIEFTEGQTVKKGDVLVTLRDAEQAAHVREARARAKLASEIFERISALAKKEVSAQAEYDRASAELEVARAEVQLREVEHAKTRVRAPFDGVVGARLVSPGERVRRMTKIVRIDAVDRLQLVFALPEIGVPFVRVGMPVTITVTPFPEVRFEGEVFFVSPTLDATTRRLTLKAWVPNPGRKLQPGLFANLEVQLAERENAVVVPDSAILVDQAGAFVWRIGDDGKAIRVAVETGLRKASRVEIRSGLSAGDRIVSAGTQKVTEGEAVTIAGKAAPEADRPL, from the coding sequence ATGCGCCGTCTCGCATCCCCCTTCGCGACAGCATTGGCGGCCGTCTGGCTCGCAGCTTGCGGATCGGGTGAGGACCAGGCCGGTTTCGCGCGGCCGGCGCCGGTGGTCGAGGTGCTCACGGTCGAGGCCGAGACGATCCGCGACACGATCGGCCTGGTCGGGCAGCTGGACTCGGAATCCTCGGTTTCGATCCAGCCGGAGATCGACGGGATCATCGAGTCGATCGAGTTCACCGAGGGCCAGACGGTGAAGAAGGGCGACGTGCTGGTCACGCTTCGCGACGCCGAGCAGGCCGCGCACGTGCGCGAGGCGAGGGCGCGCGCGAAGCTCGCCTCGGAGATCTTCGAGCGCATCAGCGCCCTCGCCAAGAAGGAGGTCTCCGCGCAGGCCGAGTACGACCGCGCCAGCGCCGAGCTCGAGGTCGCGCGCGCGGAGGTGCAGCTCCGCGAGGTCGAGCACGCGAAGACGCGCGTCCGCGCGCCCTTCGACGGCGTGGTCGGCGCGCGGCTGGTATCGCCCGGCGAGCGGGTCCGCCGCATGACGAAGATCGTGCGCATCGACGCCGTCGACCGGCTGCAGCTCGTCTTCGCGCTGCCCGAGATCGGCGTGCCCTTCGTGCGCGTCGGTATGCCGGTGACGATCACCGTGACACCGTTTCCCGAGGTCCGGTTCGAAGGGGAGGTGTTCTTCGTCTCGCCCACGCTCGACGCGACCACGCGCCGGCTCACGCTGAAGGCCTGGGTGCCCAACCCCGGCCGCAAGCTGCAGCCGGGTCTGTTCGCGAACCTCGAGGTGCAGCTCGCCGAGCGGGAGAACGCGGTGGTCGTCCCGGATTCGGCGATCCTGGTCGATCAGGCCGGCGCGTTCGTCTGGCGGATCGGCGACGACGGCAAGGCGATTCGGGTTGCGGTCGAGACGGGCCTGCGAAAGGCGTCGCGCGTCGAGATCAGGTCGGGGCTTTCGGCCGGCGACCGGATCGTCTCGGCGGGAACCCAGAAGGTGACCGAGGGCGAGGCGGTCACGATCGCCGGCAAGGCCGCGCCCGAGGCCGATCGCCCGCTATGA
- a CDS encoding efflux RND transporter permease subunit, with product MRLPEVCIERPVLTTVMSLAIVLIGAIALQRLPNRELPDVDPPVVGVSTVFRGAAAEVVETSVTQVLEDQLIGIEGIRHVTSVSREQVSSISVEFELYRDVDAAAADVRDRVARARRDLPQDVDEPVIAKRSADARPIQWISLSGGGLSQIEISTLAETKLKDRLARLPGVAEVMLAGERRFAMRIWIDNSLLTGHSLTIADIASALGRENVDIPSGRIEGSEREFTVRTPGELKTPEEYEALILAETPSGPVRLRDVGRAEIGAEDDRKLVRFNGVPAVALGIVKQSKANTLDVAAAVRAELGPLADELPPGVSTEVAFDSSIFVERSIEDVTRTIFEAVLLVVIVIYLFLRSARATLLPAVAIPVSVVGTFAVLYALDFSINTLTLMGVTLAIGLVVDDAIVVLENITRWIEQGTPRMEAARRGMNEILFAVIAATVSTIAVFLPLAFLTDTTGRLFREFGVTVAAAVAISGFVAITLTPSLGARVLRAHVGEHGLKAVLARGFDRLASAYAATLGPVLARPGLVVLAGAAWVGLGFLLLAVIPREFVPPADRATVLTFVRAPEGSTLDYTARYQEEVEKLVLATPEVARSFSIVSLGMGGPGMVNEGVLFTSLKLWEERDRTQQQIVDEWRETFGRIAGVQAFPVNPDALGQNLRPAAVSLVVQGPDIYEVARYADQIVHEAAGIPGLVNLQSDLLINKPQLEVDIDRNRASDLGVSARDIASTLQTLLGGQELSTFKLGGETYKVMVQLEQKDRTDPRSVLRAYVRNTSGLLMPLASFVDVRESVAPRGLPHFDRVRSATITGSLAEGAALGAVLEQVQRVAAEVLPTGKGYKTVFSGESEQFYASGNALLFAYLLAVVAVYLVLAAQFESFLHPITILVAVALSFTGALVTLLAVGATLNLFSQIGLVMLVGLVTKNSILIVEFANQLREQGMAPREAVFESSRIRFRPILMTALATMAGILPIAIGSGAGGESRAPLGIAVVGGVGFSTALTFIVVPAVYLVFANLSQRLARRAEVAVASGEASA from the coding sequence ATGAGGCTGCCGGAAGTCTGCATCGAGCGACCGGTGCTGACGACCGTGATGTCGCTCGCGATCGTGCTGATCGGCGCGATCGCGCTGCAGCGCCTGCCGAACCGCGAGCTTCCGGACGTCGATCCGCCGGTGGTCGGGGTGAGCACGGTGTTTCGCGGCGCCGCGGCCGAGGTCGTCGAGACCTCCGTCACGCAGGTGCTCGAGGACCAGCTGATCGGGATCGAGGGCATCCGGCACGTCACGTCGGTCTCGCGCGAGCAGGTGTCGTCGATCAGTGTCGAGTTCGAGCTGTACCGAGACGTGGACGCGGCCGCGGCGGACGTGCGCGACCGCGTCGCGCGCGCGCGACGCGACCTGCCCCAGGACGTCGACGAGCCGGTGATCGCCAAGCGCAGCGCGGACGCGCGGCCGATCCAGTGGATCTCGCTCTCGGGCGGGGGGCTGTCGCAGATCGAGATCTCGACGCTGGCGGAGACGAAGCTGAAGGACCGGCTGGCGCGGCTGCCCGGCGTGGCCGAGGTCATGCTCGCGGGCGAGCGCCGTTTCGCGATGCGGATCTGGATCGACAACTCGCTCCTCACCGGCCACTCGCTCACGATCGCCGACATCGCATCGGCGCTCGGGCGCGAGAACGTCGACATCCCCTCCGGCCGCATCGAGGGCAGCGAGCGCGAGTTCACCGTGCGCACCCCGGGCGAGCTGAAGACGCCCGAGGAGTACGAAGCGCTGATCCTGGCCGAGACCCCGTCCGGACCGGTGCGGCTTCGCGACGTGGGCCGCGCGGAGATCGGCGCGGAGGACGACCGCAAGCTGGTCCGCTTCAACGGGGTGCCGGCGGTGGCGCTCGGCATCGTCAAGCAGTCGAAGGCGAACACGCTCGACGTGGCTGCGGCGGTACGGGCGGAGCTCGGGCCGCTCGCGGACGAGCTTCCGCCCGGGGTTTCGACCGAGGTCGCGTTCGACTCCTCGATCTTCGTCGAGCGCTCGATCGAGGACGTGACCCGGACGATCTTCGAGGCCGTCCTGCTGGTCGTGATCGTGATCTACCTGTTCCTGCGCAGCGCGCGGGCCACGCTGCTCCCGGCCGTCGCAATTCCGGTCTCGGTCGTCGGCACGTTCGCGGTCCTGTACGCGCTCGACTTCTCGATCAACACGCTGACGCTGATGGGCGTGACGCTCGCGATCGGGCTGGTGGTCGACGACGCGATCGTCGTGCTCGAGAACATCACGCGCTGGATCGAGCAGGGAACGCCGCGGATGGAGGCGGCGCGGCGCGGCATGAACGAGATCCTGTTCGCCGTGATCGCGGCGACGGTCTCGACGATCGCGGTGTTCCTGCCGCTGGCGTTCCTGACCGACACGACGGGCCGGCTGTTCCGCGAGTTCGGAGTCACGGTCGCGGCCGCGGTCGCGATCTCGGGCTTCGTGGCGATCACGCTCACGCCGTCGCTGGGCGCGCGGGTCCTGCGCGCGCACGTCGGCGAGCACGGCTTGAAGGCCGTGCTCGCGCGCGGCTTCGACCGGCTCGCGAGCGCCTATGCGGCGACGCTCGGGCCGGTGCTCGCCCGGCCCGGCCTGGTGGTGCTCGCGGGCGCGGCCTGGGTCGGGCTCGGGTTCCTGCTGCTCGCGGTGATCCCGCGCGAGTTCGTGCCGCCGGCCGATCGCGCCACCGTGCTCACCTTCGTCCGCGCTCCCGAGGGCAGCACGCTCGACTACACCGCGCGTTACCAGGAAGAGGTCGAGAAGCTCGTGCTCGCGACGCCAGAGGTCGCGCGAAGCTTCTCGATCGTCTCGCTCGGAATGGGCGGCCCGGGAATGGTGAACGAGGGGGTGCTGTTCACGTCGCTAAAGCTCTGGGAAGAGCGCGACCGCACCCAGCAGCAGATCGTCGACGAGTGGCGCGAGACCTTCGGGAGGATCGCGGGCGTCCAGGCGTTCCCGGTGAACCCGGACGCGCTCGGGCAGAATCTGCGCCCCGCGGCGGTGTCGCTCGTCGTGCAGGGGCCCGACATCTACGAGGTCGCGCGCTACGCGGACCAGATCGTGCACGAGGCTGCGGGCATCCCGGGCCTGGTGAACCTGCAGTCGGACCTGCTGATCAACAAGCCGCAGCTCGAGGTCGACATCGACCGCAACCGCGCCAGCGACCTGGGCGTCTCCGCGCGCGACATCGCCTCGACGCTGCAGACGCTCCTCGGCGGCCAGGAGCTCTCGACCTTCAAGCTCGGCGGCGAGACCTACAAGGTGATGGTCCAGCTGGAGCAGAAGGACCGCACCGACCCGCGCTCGGTCCTGCGCGCCTACGTGCGAAACACCTCGGGCCTGCTCATGCCGCTCGCCTCGTTCGTCGACGTGCGCGAATCGGTCGCGCCGCGCGGGCTGCCGCACTTCGATCGGGTTCGCTCCGCAACCATCACCGGAAGCCTCGCCGAAGGCGCCGCGCTCGGCGCGGTACTCGAGCAGGTGCAGCGAGTCGCGGCGGAGGTGCTCCCGACGGGCAAGGGCTACAAGACGGTGTTCTCGGGCGAATCGGAGCAGTTCTACGCCTCGGGCAACGCGCTGCTGTTCGCGTACCTGCTCGCGGTCGTCGCGGTGTACCTCGTGCTCGCGGCCCAGTTCGAGAGCTTCCTGCACCCGATCACGATCCTGGTCGCGGTCGCGCTCTCGTTCACCGGCGCGCTCGTCACGCTCCTGGCCGTGGGCGCGACGCTGAACCTGTTCAGCCAGATCGGCCTCGTCATGCTGGTGGGTCTGGTGACGAAGAACTCGATCCTGATCGTCGAGTTCGCGAACCAGCTCCGCGAGCAGGGCATGGCGCCGCGCGAGGCCGTTTTCGAATCCTCGCGGATCCGCTTCCGGCCGATCCTGATGACGGCGCTCGCGACGATGGCGGGTATCCTGCCGATCGCGATCGGCAGCGGCGCGGGCGGCGAGTCGCGCGCGCCGCTCGGGATCGCCGTCGTGGGGGGGGTGGGGTTCTCGACCGCGCTCACCTTCATCGTCGTTCCCGCGGTCTATCTCGTCTTCGCGAACCTGAGCCAGCGCCTGGCGCGGCGCGCCGAGGTCGCGGTGGCCAGCGGAGAAGCGAGCGCCTGA
- a CDS encoding MBL fold metallo-hydrolase, with protein sequence MYFEEIRHGGCCAYLVGCERARVAAIVDPELHEIDRYLGVAASRGFRIAYLIDTHTHADHFSAVRELAARLGAPAVMHARAPAPYVDVRVADGETLIVGELRLRVLYTPGHTADSICVVLPDRVLTGDTLLLGGTGRSDLPTGDADALWDSLFHRLLRLDDRLLVCPGHNYKNTPTATLAHERETNPRLQKSDRDAFVAQMASLNLSLPNHLTEALRTNSTGGKSVDQLIREAASRIAFMGMEELRDRIASGKPGVTVVDVREADAFALEHIPGAIHLPRGQLELRADTAFPDPRARMVVCCEIGRISTLAAATLRQMGFTGAVALDGGIRAWKEAGHPLESGKPAART encoded by the coding sequence ATGTACTTCGAGGAGATCCGACATGGCGGCTGCTGCGCGTACTTGGTCGGCTGCGAGCGGGCGCGCGTGGCGGCGATCGTGGACCCGGAGCTGCACGAGATCGACCGCTATCTCGGGGTCGCAGCGTCGCGCGGGTTCCGGATCGCGTACCTGATCGACACGCACACGCACGCGGACCACTTCTCGGCCGTGCGCGAGCTCGCCGCGCGGCTCGGGGCTCCGGCGGTCATGCACGCGCGAGCGCCGGCACCGTACGTCGACGTGCGCGTCGCGGATGGCGAGACGCTGATCGTGGGCGAGCTGCGGCTGCGCGTGCTCTACACGCCGGGGCACACCGCCGACTCGATCTGCGTCGTGCTTCCCGATCGCGTTCTCACCGGCGACACGCTCCTGCTCGGTGGGACCGGGCGCTCGGATCTTCCCACCGGTGACGCGGACGCGCTCTGGGACAGTCTGTTCCATCGGCTGCTGCGTCTGGACGACCGGCTGCTCGTCTGCCCGGGCCACAACTACAAGAACACGCCGACCGCGACGCTCGCGCACGAGCGCGAGACCAACCCCCGGCTGCAGAAGTCCGATCGCGACGCCTTCGTCGCTCAGATGGCGAGCTTGAATCTGTCACTGCCCAATCACCTGACCGAGGCGCTGCGGACGAACAGCACCGGCGGAAAGTCCGTCGACCAGCTGATCCGCGAGGCGGCCAGCCGGATCGCCTTCATGGGCATGGAGGAGCTGCGCGACCGCATCGCGAGCGGCAAGCCGGGCGTCACCGTCGTGGACGTGCGCGAGGCCGACGCATTCGCGCTCGAGCACATTCCCGGCGCGATCCACCTGCCGCGCGGCCAGCTCGAGCTTCGCGCCGACACGGCCTTCCCCGATCCGCGAGCGCGGATGGTCGTCTGCTGCGAGATCGGAAGGATCTCGACGCTCGCCGCTGCGACGCTGCGTCAGATGGGATTCACCGGAGCCGTCGCCCTCGACGGGGGAATCCGTGCCTGGAAGGAGGCCGGTCATCCGCTCGAGAGCGGGAAGCCGGCGGCCCGGACCTAG
- a CDS encoding acyltransferase has product MLKLIAKLVLLATGWRPEGEKPAEKRFVLIAAPHTSNWDLVYLLALAEIFDVRISWMGKDTIFRPPFGGLMRRLGGIPVVRHQRGNLVAQAAQRFAASEELALVVPAEGTRGAVEHWKSGFYHIARSADVPIVLGYLDYARRRGGFGSSLRATENVRKDMDQIRAFYADKTAKHPEMFVEPRLKEEL; this is encoded by the coding sequence GTGCTGAAGCTGATCGCGAAGCTGGTCCTGTTGGCGACGGGCTGGAGGCCGGAGGGCGAGAAGCCGGCGGAGAAGCGCTTCGTGCTGATCGCCGCGCCGCATACCTCCAACTGGGACCTGGTGTACCTGCTCGCGCTCGCGGAGATCTTCGACGTGCGCATCTCGTGGATGGGCAAGGACACGATCTTCCGGCCTCCCTTCGGCGGGCTGATGCGGCGGCTCGGTGGAATTCCGGTGGTGCGCCACCAGCGCGGCAATCTGGTCGCGCAGGCCGCGCAGCGCTTCGCGGCGTCAGAGGAGCTCGCGCTCGTGGTTCCGGCCGAGGGCACGCGCGGCGCGGTCGAGCACTGGAAGTCGGGCTTCTACCACATCGCGCGCAGCGCCGACGTGCCGATCGTGCTCGGCTATCTCGACTACGCGCGCCGCCGCGGCGGCTTCGGCTCGTCGCTGCGCGCGACCGAGAACGTGCGCAAGGACATGGACCAGATCCGCGCGTTCTACGCCGACAAGACCGCGAAGCACCCCGAGATGTTCGTGGAGCCGAGGCTGAAGGAAGAGCTCTAG